The sequence CTGGCCTTCTTTTTTTTATCATGTCTAATAACCAAGTTTTTTTAATGCCTTTGTGTCTTTTGTCCAGTTTTTATCAACCTTTGCCTGAAGCTCAAGAAATATGTGTATTCCGAACAGTCTTTCCAGCTCGTGCCTTGCTGCCTCCCCGATCTTTTTTATCATGGCCCCGCCTTTACCGACAATTATCCCTTTTTGTGACTCGGTTTCAACATGTATCCTCGCATGGATGGAGAACACTCTTTTTTCAGGGTTTTCTGACATGGAGGTTATGGTTACTGCTGATGAATAAGGTATCTCTCGTTTTGTATTTAAAAATATCTTCTCTCTGATAATTTCGGCAGCCAGAAAGGTATCAGGCTGATCAGATATCATATCCTTTGGGAAATACTCAGGTCCCTTAGGGAGGTTTTTCCTGATCTCTTCTATCAGGCTGCCAACCCCTTCACCTGCCAGGGCAGAAACAGGGATTATGGACACAAATGGAAAAAGCCCTGAATATTTTTCAATAACAGGGAGTATCTTTTCAGGGAGAGTCCTGTCGATCTTATTGATCACAAGTAATGCGGGTACCTCCCTTTTTTTGATCTCTTTCAGGATGATCTCGGCCCCTTCATCAAATGGGTATGTAATATCAATTACAAAGAGAAGTATATCGACCTCGCTGACTGCCTCCAGAGCAGAGGAAACCATGCTTTTATGGAGTACGGTTCTTGTGCTGTGAATACCCGGGGTGTCCATAAAGCATATCTGAAAATTGTCGCCGTGATATACCCCCAGGATACGGTTTCTTGTGGTCTGGGGCTTTGGGCTTACAATAGCCAGTTTCTCGCCAAGCACCCTGTTAAGGAGGGTGGATTTACCAACATTGGGGGCGCCTATAATTGCGGCAAACCCGGATTTAAAGCTGTTATCTTTCATAGTATTCATCTCTGGTTGGAATTATTAATAAGTTTATCATTCAATGCCCGACATCGGAAAACAGGATATAGGAAATAGGATATGGAAAATAGGAAATAGGAAATTGAAACTGGCAAAAACTCTCTTTTCTCTATCCTCTTTACTCTATCCTAAAATATCTACCTCAATTCTTCCTGGCAGTATATGGTTATCCGGCCTGATATATCGTATCTCTGCCGCGCATGTTTCTTCTATTTTTTTTACCCCGCTGTTTTCATAACCCCTTAAAAGAGGTATCTCCCTTTCAGGCATCCTGATGCCTATTTCTGAAGCACTTCCCTGAACAGGCAGATATGATATCACCTTTTTCAGATAAATATCTGCCCTTACCAGAAAACCAAAGGCATCATGCCACGGGCCGGCCAGTATCTCACCCTCCTCAAGGAGCGATGGCGTGGACATAAGCCCAATGCGTATCACGTTTATGCCGTTTGCCTCTAGACGCATACAGCTGACGGAGCATATCCTGACCGCCTCATCAAGGGAGAGGGGGTTGTACCTGCCTCTGATGTACAATTCTGCAAGGCCAGTGTCTTTTATAACAATGGCAGGGTATATCCTTGCCATGTCAGGGGCAAGCGCTATTACGCTTTCTATTGTTGCCTGGAAGATATCATATGAATCACCGGGAAGCCCGGGCAGTAGCTGTACCCCGGTCTTAAAACCATGCCTTTTTAAGAGTGATATAGCATTAACAGTATGTTCAGATGTATGACCTCTGCCGGATTTTCGCAGAACCTCATCATTCATTGACTGCACACCCAGTTCAACAGTAGTAACGCCATATGATCTGATAAGTTCAAGCCGTCTTTCATCTATCTCATCAGGTCTTGTGGAGATGCGGATAGAATCAATCTCATTATGTTTGATGTAGTGTTGAACTGCACCGAGAAGCTCTGACATATACTCCATTCCCAGACTGGTGAATGTGCCTCCATAAAAGGCCACCTCTCTTGATCCCGCAGTTGTATACTTTGGTGACCTTATGGCCTGTTCAATCAGCACGGTTACACCCTCTGCCCGGATATGGCTGTTAGTCTGCCCTGTTATCCTGTCCTGCCGACAGAAAATACATTTATGCGGGCAGCCCAAAAAGGGTATAAAAACAGGTATGATCAGATCTCTTCTTTTTTTGCCAGACAATAAAAAGCTTCCCTCGCGGCGTTCTGTTCCGCCTCTTTTTTGCTTTTGCCAATGCCTTCAGCAAAAGCCGCTTCACCTATTTTTACCGCAACCCTGAAGGTCTTATTGTGCGGCAGGCCGTTTTCATCAGTAAGTATATATTCAGGCAGGGTTTTTAGTTGTTCCTGTGTATATTCCTGAAGCATGCTCTTATAATCGTTATCTGATTTCTTTGATTTGATATTGTCAATAACAGGCATAAAAAGCACAGTAATTATTGCAAGGGTTTTTTCAAATCCTGCATCCATGTAAAGCGCCCCGAGCACAGACTCCATGGTATTGGCAAGGATTGAAGGCTTTTCACGGCCGTTGGTAATCTCCTCACCCTTACCGAGAAAGATGTATTTCCCAAGTTCCAGAAACCTGGCTACCCTGCATAGCCCGCTTTCATTAACAATTGCTGCCCTGTATTTGGAGAGGTCCCCTTCTCTGAGATCGGAAAACTTTTCCATTAATATATGGCTTATTGCCAGATCAAGCACCGCGTCACCCAAGAATTCAAGCCTTTCATTGTCTTTTAGCCGGAGTTCCCTGTATTCATTGACATATGATGAGTGCCTGAGCGCCTCAGAAATGAGGTCAGTTCTTGTGAAGTAGTAATCCAGTTTTCTATAGAGGTTCTCAATATTTTTCATGATGGGTGAATATTAGCCGATAGTACAATGGATATCAAGGCTTGATTACCCAAAATACTTTGCTTTTTAGTTTGTTACATGATAAATTCTTTACCTTTATTAGGTTTGAGTTATGAAGACCGGATTAATCTAACTTAAAACGGATATCACTATGGAAATAAAAGCCACTGGTAAAAAGATCATTTTTCAGAAAAGGGATATAGAAGCGGCACTTAAACGTATTGCCTCTGAGATCTTAGATAATGACAGGGAAAATGCTGATGAGATTGTACTTGTTGGCATCAGGACAGGAGGGGCATTTTTAGCAAAAAGGCTGCAATCAATTCTAAATGATCTGACCGGAAAGAAATTTCCAACAGGGATACTCGATATTTCGCTCTACAGGGATGACTGGACCAGGATTGGCCCTTCACCAAAGATAGGTAAGACAGAGATAAATTTTTCTATTGATAAAAAAATCCTGATCCTAATAGATGATGTCCTATTTACCGGGAGAACCATAAGAGCTGCAATGGATGCCCTCATAGACCTTGGCAGACCCAGGAGGATAGAGCTTGTTGCCCTTGTTGACAGGGGAAAAAGATACAGGGAGCTGCCCATTCAGGCCAATTATGTGGGCGGGGTCTGGAACATAGAACCAGATGAAACCATTAATGTATACCTTGAAGAGGCAGGGTTTGATGATCATGTGGCCATAGAGGCAAAAGGGGGCGCCGTGTAGTGCCTGTAAAGATTGTGATAAAAAGCAGATCAAGGTCAGAGATGATCGATATTACCCATTATGTACAGGATGAAATATCACGATCCGGCATTAAAGAGGGTGCATGCATTATATATGTACCCCACACAACCGCAGGAATAACGATTAATGAGGGAGCAGACCCTTCGGTATGCGATGATATCATCAGTAAACTTACAAGGCTTGTCCCGAAAAATGAAAACTATATGCACAGTGAGGGAAACTCGGACAGCCATATAAAAGCATCGCTGATAGGCAGTTCAGTTACAGTAATCATCGAACATAACAGCCTTGTTCTGGGTACATGGCAGAAGATATTTTTCTGTGAGTTTGATGGGCCAAGGTCGAGGAGTGTTTATATAAAAATCCTGAAAGATGATTAATGTATCAACTCTATGTATTTTTTAACCACGGAACAAGGTA comes from Desulfatiglans sp. and encodes:
- a CDS encoding GTPase Era, translating into MKDNSFKSGFAAIIGAPNVGKSTLLNRVLGEKLAIVSPKPQTTRNRILGVYHGDNFQICFMDTPGIHSTRTVLHKSMVSSALEAVSEVDILLFVIDITYPFDEGAEIILKEIKKREVPALLVINKIDRTLPEKILPVIEKYSGLFPFVSIIPVSALAGEGVGSLIEEIRKNLPKGPEYFPKDMISDQPDTFLAAEIIREKIFLNTKREIPYSSAVTITSMSENPEKRVFSIHARIHVETESQKGIIVGKGGAMIKKIGEAARHELERLFGIHIFLELQAKVDKNWTKDTKALKKLGY
- a CDS encoding radical SAM protein, translated to MSGKKRRDLIIPVFIPFLGCPHKCIFCRQDRITGQTNSHIRAEGVTVLIEQAIRSPKYTTAGSREVAFYGGTFTSLGMEYMSELLGAVQHYIKHNEIDSIRISTRPDEIDERRLELIRSYGVTTVELGVQSMNDEVLRKSGRGHTSEHTVNAISLLKRHGFKTGVQLLPGLPGDSYDIFQATIESVIALAPDMARIYPAIVIKDTGLAELYIRGRYNPLSLDEAVRICSVSCMRLEANGINVIRIGLMSTPSLLEEGEILAGPWHDAFGFLVRADIYLKKVISYLPVQGSASEIGIRMPEREIPLLRGYENSGVKKIEETCAAEIRYIRPDNHILPGRIEVDILG
- the rnc gene encoding ribonuclease III; this translates as MKNIENLYRKLDYYFTRTDLISEALRHSSYVNEYRELRLKDNERLEFLGDAVLDLAISHILMEKFSDLREGDLSKYRAAIVNESGLCRVARFLELGKYIFLGKGEEITNGREKPSILANTMESVLGALYMDAGFEKTLAIITVLFMPVIDNIKSKKSDNDYKSMLQEYTQEQLKTLPEYILTDENGLPHNKTFRVAVKIGEAAFAEGIGKSKKEAEQNAAREAFYCLAKKEEI
- the pyrR gene encoding bifunctional pyr operon transcriptional regulator/uracil phosphoribosyltransferase PyrR, giving the protein MEIKATGKKIIFQKRDIEAALKRIASEILDNDRENADEIVLVGIRTGGAFLAKRLQSILNDLTGKKFPTGILDISLYRDDWTRIGPSPKIGKTEINFSIDKKILILIDDVLFTGRTIRAAMDALIDLGRPRRIELVALVDRGKRYRELPIQANYVGGVWNIEPDETINVYLEEAGFDDHVAIEAKGGAV
- a CDS encoding YjbQ family protein, whose product is MPVKIVIKSRSRSEMIDITHYVQDEISRSGIKEGACIIYVPHTTAGITINEGADPSVCDDIISKLTRLVPKNENYMHSEGNSDSHIKASLIGSSVTVIIEHNSLVLGTWQKIFFCEFDGPRSRSVYIKILKDD